A stretch of Castanea sativa cultivar Marrone di Chiusa Pesio chromosome 2, ASM4071231v1 DNA encodes these proteins:
- the LOC142623147 gene encoding phosphatidylinositol N-acetylglucosaminyltransferase subunit C-like, producing MMNPIIGKHSFSDVPRELHLQQNSSIVMDNNIAENPSPTRAKWRKVAYGGMQPGFDDNHTDDSFLEGMVMNANVVKRDMLKVMQDSISISQYLCIVVLVGLVWTYTLRSTLDETSLLYLDVSLLGSGFLVLLLTKEMLSLDLLLHYLLNVFFFTTGLYVLAPVYQTLTRSISSDSIWAVTVSLLILHLFLHDYSGSTVRAPGALKNPTLTSFISLNASVVASVFIASRLPSRLHVFAIMLFSLQVFLFAPLVTYCIKKYSFHLHLCFSFSLMAMTLAFVYTLHRLLFVLLLGLLVFVTVVCPYWLIRMQEYKFEINGPWDEAKLCFDITD from the coding sequence ATGATGAACCCAATAATAGGGAAGCATTCCTTTTCAGATGTCCCTAGGGAGCTACATCTGCAACAGAACAGTTCAATTGTAATGGATAACAACATTGCTGAAAATCCATCTCCAACTCGAGCCAAATGGAGAAAAGTGGCATATGGAGGGATGCAACCTGGGTTTGATGACAATCACACTGATGATTCTTTTCTTGAAGGTATGGTCATGAATGCCAATGTTGTAAAGAGGGACATGTTAAAAGTGATGCAAGACTCGATTTCTATCTCTCAATATCTATGCATTGTTGTTCTTGTCGGTTTGGTTTGGACCTATACCCTTAGATCAACTCTTGATGAAACTTCCCTTTTGTATCTAGACGTGAGCCTCCTTGGATCAGGTTTTCTAGTTCTCCTTCTAACCAAAGAAATGCTTTCCCTCGATCTTCTCTTGCATTATTTActcaatgttttcttttttacaactGGGCTATATGTTTTGGCTCCCGTCTACCAAACTCTAACAAGATCCATTAGCTCAGACTCCATTTGGGCAGTAACTGTTTCACTTCTCATCCTTCATCTATTCCTTCACGACTATTCAGGATCAACCGTGAGAGCTCCTGGGGCTCTGAAAAATCCAACCTTGAcgagttttatatctttaaatgCTTCTGTAGTAGCATCAGTTTTCATTGCTTCTCGCCTTCCATCAAGGCTACATGTTTTTGCCATCATGCTATTCTCATTGCAAGTCTTCCTTTTTGCTCCACTGGTCACTTACTGTATCAAGAAGTATTCCTTCCACTTGCacctttgcttttctttcaGTTTGATGGCCATGACGTTGGCTTTTGTTTATACACTACACCGGCTACTTTTTGTTCTGTTGTTGGGTTTATTGGTTTTTGTGACTGTGGTGTGTCCTTATTGGCTTATACGGATGCAAGAATACAAGTTTGAGATCAATGGTCCTTGGGATGAAGCTAAGCTTTGTTTTGATATTACAGATTAA
- the LOC142623146 gene encoding ATP sulfurylase 1, chloroplastic: MASMAALFIKTPYDPSHSITKFPNTHFASTFRVSVSVSVPPGRSKRRLRVSSGLIEPDGGKLVELLVDEPLKDLKKGEALSLPRISLSSIDLQWVHVLSEGWASPLRGFMRESEFLQTLHFNTLRLENGSLVNMSVPIVLAIDDSQKHRIGESTKVALFDSNNNPVAILKDIEIYKHPKEERIARTWGTTASGLPYVEEAIVNAGNWLIGGDLEVLEPIKYHDGLDRFRLSPTELREEFTRRNADAVFAFQLRNPVHNGHALLMTDTRRRLLDMGYKNPILLLHPLGGYTKADDVPLSWRMKQHEKVLEDGVLDPETTVVSIFPSPMHYAGPTEVQWHAKARINAGANFYIVGRDPAGMGHPTEKRDLYDADHGKKVLSMAPGLERLNILPFKVAAYDKTQGKMAFFDPSRPQDFVFISGTKMRTLAKNKENPPDGFMCPGGWEVLVEYYDSLVPTINGKVPVAVPA; encoded by the exons ATGGCTTCCATGGCTGCCCTCTTCATCAAAACCCCATATGATCCGTCTCACTCTATCACCAAATTTCCAAATACCCATTTCGCCTCTACCTTCAGAGTCTCTGTTTCCGTTTCCGTGCCTCCGGGTCGAAGTAAACGGAGGCTCCGAGTTTCCTCCGGGTTGATTGAACCCGACGGTGGGAAGCTCGTGGAGCTTCTGGTTGATGAGCCTCTCAAGGATTTAAAGAAAGGAGAGGCTTTGTCTCTGCCTAGAATCAGCCTCTCAAGCATTGATCTTCAATGGGTCCATGTACTCAGCGAAGGTTGGGCAAGCCCACTCCGTGGGTTTATGAGAGAATCTGAGTTCCTCCAAACGCTTCATTTCAACACGCTCCGACTCGAAAATGGGTCGCTCGTGAACATGTCGGTGCCGATTGTTTTGGCCATCGACGACTCCCAAAAGCACCGAATCGGCGAGTCCACCAAAGTTGCTCTCTTTGACTCTAACAACAATCCGGTCGCTATTCTCAAAGA TATTGAGATCTACAAGCACCCTAAAGAAGAACGGATTGCCCGAACATGGGGAACCACTGCCTCTGGCCTACCTTATGTTGAAGAAGCTATAGTGAACGCTGGAAACTGGCTGATCGGAGGTGACCTAGAGGTTTTAGAACCGATCAAGTACCATGATGGCCTTGATCGTTTTCGCTTGTCTCCCACAGAACTCCGTGAGGAATTTACTAGGCGCAATGCTGATGCAGTGTTTGCATTTCAACTCCGAAATCCTGTGCACAATGGCCATGCTTTGCTGATGACTGACACTCGTCGTCGACTACTTGATATGGGCTACAAGAACCCCATCCTCTTGCTTCATCCACTGGGGGGCTATACAAAGGCAGATGATGTCCCACTTAGTTGGCGAATGAAGCAACATGAGAAG GTGCTTGAGGATGGTGTTCTTGATCCAGAGACAACTGTGGTTTCCATATTCCCCTCACCAATGCACTATGCTGGTCCAACTGAGGTGCAGTGGCATGCTAAGGCTAGGATTAACGCAGGGGCTAACTTTTACATTGTTGGTCGAGACCCAGCTGGCATGGGCCATCCAACTGAGAAACGTGATCTTTATGATGCAGACCACGGTAAAAAAGTATTAAGCATGGCACCTGGACTGGAGCGGCTAAATATTCTTCCTTTCAAG GTTGCTGCATATGATAAAACTCAGGGCAAAATGGCATTTTTTGATCCCTCAAGACCACAGGATTTCGTTTTCATATCAGGCACCAAg ATGCGGACGCTTGCAAAGAACAAAGAGAATCCTCCTGATGGATTCATGTGCCCAGGTGGTTGGGAAGTGCTAGTGGAATACTATGACAGTTTGGTTCCCACAATCAATGGCAAAGTTCCTGTAGCTGTTCCAGCTTAG